In a single window of the Alosa sapidissima isolate fAloSap1 chromosome 18, fAloSap1.pri, whole genome shotgun sequence genome:
- the lrp10 gene encoding low-density lipoprotein receptor-related protein 10: MSVSINLWVLNLLCWTVSSNLDLAASSVHFERSLKVLHDRQGEIRSTTHHTWPLRSINYSWMIVAAIGEPVIISFSHFSIKCGQDWITITSSTNKPFSLCGLQKPGPIELTGGNVTVTHHFLPRYNQQSWFHLSYIKGSAPCASEEFRCLTGHCVPVAWRCNGQSECLGEESSLGSDEQGCDDEEYYDNVDEGVLTTRTSKMTTTTSSPTASMTDEWWQVRKTPGVMPGPHNGTCGGVLHSFYGSFWPAAWMVPPQECVWTVDPQDPRPLRLQLQMLELGPGDTINITDQGHGTGHVIKTITCVSNFKLLEVESHSGVLSLIYHTVPASEGRGFNATYRIAGYCLPWEGVCGGSEGGCYTQKQRCDGHWDCAATGRDEEGCMGCPRGHFPCGGAPGMPHSSGHYGRPVCFTLKDRCNYQLNCVDGSDERECTICQLGTFHCDTDRCVVESWRCDGQADCKDGTDEMNCPLTLPRKVITAATVGSLVCGLLLVIAMGCTCKLYSLRTREYSMFAPISRQEAEFIQQQAPPSYGQLIAQGIIPPVEDFPTENPNETTSLSLRSILQLLRQDNSSSPRRRRRPRFVRRAIRRLRRWGLMPRPTPRPSQNAGSSSTNPTEAPAAAGSEASTQANPGGSAVARESTNQPLPQKAGLVVSQSDQQQQLQQQALPQTPQQTAQVPVPLPASTSAPAAVPEPSRSVPPVIAPPSSPSLRSIFHSLGFNISLFRPSPAPSPPSLPLSASPSFSSYLEDEVLLIPMSEDANSDDDVPMLT; this comes from the exons ATGTCTGTCTCGATCAATTTGTGGGTTCTCAACTTGTTATGTTGGACAG TTTCAAGTAATCTGGACCTTGCAGCCAGTTCTG TTCATTTTGAGAGGTCACTGAAAGTTCTTCATGACAGACAAGGGGAAATTCGCAGCACAACTCACCACACGTGGCCCCTCCGGTCAATCAACTATAGCTGGATGATCGTGGCAGCCATAGGGGAACCTGTGATCATAAG CTTCTCACATTTTTCTATCAAATGTGGGCAAGACTGGATCACCATAACCTCCTCCACCAACAAACCCTTCTCTCTGTGCGGCCTGCAAAAACCTGGACCAATCGAATTAACTGGGGGAAACGTTACTGTGACTCACCACTTCCTCCCACGCTACAATCAACAATCATGGTTTCACCTGTCCTACATTAAAG GTTCTGCGCCCTGTGCCTCCGAAGAGTTCAGGTGCCTGACAGGGCATTGTGTGCCTGTGGCTTGGCGCTGTAATGGCCAGAGTGAATGTTTGGGCGAGGAGAGTTCCTTGGGCTCGGACGAGCAGGGCTGTGACGACGAGGAGTACTATGACAACGTAGATGAGGGTGTCCTCACGACGAGGACAAGCAAGatgaccaccaccacctcttccCCCACTGCCTCCATGACGGACGAATGGTGGCAGGTCCGAAAGACCCCTGGCGTGATGCCTGGACCACACAACGGCACGTGCGGCGGAGTTCTGCACAGCTTCTATGGCTCGTTTTGGCCGGCAGCATGGATGGTGCCCccccaggagtgtgtgtggacggtGGATCCCCAGGACCCTCGCCCCCTGCGTCTCCAGTTGCAGATGTTGGAGCTGGGACCAGGAGACACGATCAACATCACTGACCAGGGACATGGGACAGGCCACGTCATCAAAacg ATCACCTGTGTGTCCAACTTCAAATTGTTGGAGGTGGAGTCCCACAGCGGCGTCCTCTCCCTGATCTACCACACAGTGCCCGCCTCTGAGGGGCGGGGCTTCAACGCCACCTACCGCATCGCGGGCTACTGCCTGCCGTGGGAGGGCGTGTGTGGGGGCTCGGAGGGTGGCTGCTACACACAGAAGCAGCGGTGCGATGGGCACTGGGACTGCGCCGCCACCGGCCGCGACGAGGAGGGCTGCATGGGCTGCCCGCGAGGTCACTTCCCCTGCGGCGGGGCGCCGGGGATGCCCCACAGCTCGGGCCACTACGGACGGCCGGTCTGCTTCACCCTCAAGGACCGCTGCAACTACCAGCTGAACTGCGTGGACGGCAGCGACGAGAGGGAGTGCACCATCTGCCAGCTTGGCACCTTCCACTGCGACACGGACAG gtgtgtggtggagagctgGCGCTGTGATGGCCAGGCGGACTGCAAGGATGGCACCGATGAGATGAACTGCCCTCTGACCTTGCCCCGAAAGGTCATTACGGCCGCCACAGTGGGCAGCCTGGTGTGTGGGCTGCTCCTCGTCATCGCTATGGGTTGCACGTGCAAGCTTTACTCGCTACGCACTCGGGAGTACAG TATGTTTGCTCCAATCAGCCGACAAGAGGCCGAGTTTATCCAGCAACAGGCCCCTCCCTCTTATGGTCAGCTGATCGCCCAAGGGATCATTCCGCCAGTGGAGGACTTCCCCACCGAGAATCCGAATGAG ACGACCTCGCTGTCTCTCCGAAGCATCCTCCAGCTTCTCCGTCAGGACAACAGCTCCTCGCCCCGCCGTCGCCGTCGTCCCCGATTTGTCCGGCGGGCCATCCGTCGCCTGCGGAGGTGGGGGCTCATGCCCAGGCCGACCCCCAGGCCCTCCCAGAACGCCGGCTCCTCGTCCACCAACCCCACAGAGGCCCCAGCCGCGGCTGGCTCCGAGGCTTCCACCCAGGCCAACCCAGGAGGCTCGGCTGTGGCCAGAGAGAGCACCAACCAGCCACTGCCCCAGAAGGCTGGCCTGGTCGTGTCGCAGAGTGaccaacagcagcagctgcagcagcaggcaCTTCCACAGACGCCCCAGCAGACAGCCCAGGTCCCAGTCCCTCTTCCAGCGTCCACCTCCGCCCCGGCCGCGGTCCCTGAGCCGTCCCGCAGTGTTCCGCCGGTCATCGCGCCCCCCAGCAGCCCCTCCCTGCGGTCCATCTTCCACTCTCTGGGGTTTAACATCTCTCTGTTCAGGCCCAGCCCAGCCCCCtcgcccccctccctccccctctcggcatccccctccttctcctcttacTTGGAGGACGAGGTGCTGCTCATCCCGATGTCTGAGGATGCCAACTCAGACGATGACGTGCCAATGCTCACCTGA